The Daphnia carinata strain CSIRO-1 chromosome 1, CSIRO_AGI_Dcar_HiC_V3, whole genome shotgun sequence sequence catcttgaaaaaaacaactataaaaacaaaaaaaaattttacgatATAGGACTCCAGTGAAGTAGTGTGTGCCTTTGGGTGGGTTGtaaacttttctcttttctcttgtttgcaaaaaaaagaacccacGCCTAAACGAAACCATCACGcgaattcattttgatttattaaTATCCCTACGGTGCGCTCGAAAGACGCTTAAATTTAGTTATTTCACTTTCCGTGTGAGAATTTCTTCTGTATTCTGTTTTCTACGTCGTTTCTCTGGGTAAGAAGTATggactttctttttgtttgttcaattgtcctcgagaaaaaagaatgctcGCTTTCGGGCAtatgtataatttttttcttttttcatggAAGACGTCTAGGGGAAACATCAACATTTCATATTTAGAACGTCTCAGTTTTTGAGAATCTTTCGTGTAAGACGTCTATGTTTGATGCTCGTAGATGTAGAATTTATcgaggaattcttttttggtttttacgATGCCAAAACAGCGATTCACTTCGTAATTGTTTAGAAACAGAAAATTTCCTTCTTGGAATGTcaagctttttcatttttcataaaGTGCATGGTAAACGTgcgtgtcgtttttttttcgtgggaTTTTGGTAGGGataatttcatcttctatctGTTTGTGGGGCTTTGACATACTTTTCAACCCTTTATTAATTCAAATGTGGCGActcaaatgaagaaaaaaaatgtatatcaTACTATGTATTTTCTTACGCTCTTTTTTTgcactttctttctttgttcatAAGTgacaaataaattaatttagcccaacaaatgttttttggtattttctttcttgttaaGTTTTCTgatcaaacaaacaaatatggaaATGAGCTAATAATCTAGCATTTGGCTTTTCTCAGCAAAAAGTCcattatgttttcttttatagttCACTAATGAATTGCTCACTGATGTCAGAATATATATAATTTGAGAGGTATTTGTATACACCTTGACCTGCAAAACACTCACTTGACACAACCGAGAACTAAACTTGATAAGCACGATTCTAATCTTATAATGAAGAGgctcaaaatgaaaacaacaaaaacaaaatataaatagCAGTCGCCGAGACTAGGTGGCCATTGGAATGTCTCAATTATAGGATGAAAATTTCTGCATAATGAGACAATATGTGCTCCGTTAGGGCATTAATGGGACCAATGGCCGCTAAAGACATTTGCTGGTTCTGAGACCAGACTAAATTGGGCCCAAACACCACAGCAAGATTGAAAGATGTCATTTTGTTAAGGTCGCTCCTGTCTTGAACCTATGACGCAATAGGATTATTGCTGTACGTATGTTTAGAAAGTGAAACATGGAAATCCTACTTTAGCAAGAAATTGTGCGAGGTATTTCAACAATATGTAATTATCTTCGGGCAACCGTTCCAAGATAAGCGTTTTCACCATTTGAGCACGCTCCTCCTTGTTTAAGCCTATTGACGACACGAAACTAAATTTGGATGATAGAGCTAAAAAATGACGTATGAAACAAAATAACTTACGCTGAAAATTGATGATATCATCGAACAAGTCAAAAGTCATAAGGGGTTCTTTTAGTTCCCGTAAAAACGTTTTTAACGTTACTGCAGCTAGATGATAATCACCAGGAAAGTCATGCTGAAAGTCAATGGTTTCACCCCGATTAATACGGGACTGGACATCACGAACCAATGTTACACTTGCTGAACGGCGGAATAACCCTTCCGTTTCTAGAGCTGTAACATAAAGTTTACATTACAGTAATAGATTGCTTTCAGTATTATAACTCAGAGAATTACCATCCGGTTGGCTAAGAAATTCCACACATCGGCAAACTATCGGCGGAATCACCTGTCCGTTGTTGTGGTTCTTGATAAATTGCAGTGACACACCAAATTGTTGGGTGGGTAAAGGCTGGCTAGAGGACGCGGAATCCACTTGAGAATCCTGTCCAgatttatttgcattttttgaCACCAACATAGCATCATGTCTAAGGTTCCCCagaaaaattaacaattaataagaaaatttCCACATAAATCATTGCGATGTTGAATCTTTGGATTTTTTACGTCAGAACAGGAGGTGGTATGCAAACTTGATTTAGATGGATATGGTTTCCCAGTTCGCTGAGGTAATTGACGTACATCATTTTACGCCCGAATTTTATGCTGGAAATAAACTGTTATTCTGCTGAAAGCTGCAAATATTAAGAAGAGCTATACCTTATAAATGGCTTGAACAATTGCCAAATGACTCGAATGAAGTTCGTCGGATGTACGAGGTACAACgctttcaagttttttttgtacttgcGATCGAAAGCTCGATAAGCCTGCAAAAGCCATCGAAAAGATGGTTTGTTCTGACTGTTGAGACCATGATGGAAGTACACAACAGTGTAATCAGTTTCAACATAATTGTCTAAAGTGTGCATCAGGTAGCTGAAAAAATGGCAGTGTTTAGAATATTGATACTTGTCCAAAGGAAATTTGCATACTGATATTACCTCAATAATCTATTATGATCCAACACTTTGTTACTTGGTAATCTGCATGCAGAAACAACTGAAATAAAAAGCCAAAGAAGTGTTTATGAACAATACAGTCAGCATTTGTAATactataataataaataactaTAGAATAAATATACACTAACCAATAACTTTACGTCCATAAGTGTCGTCACCCACCACATCCACAATTCTATGTTGAGCAACATCAAGGAAATCATCTACAACTTCTTTTGAAAGTTCACCTAAAGCAGGAATTAGGGATGGATATTCTGGAATCAGAGACGGCAAGCCAAAAGCctcttcaaaattttcttcaatGGTGCCATCAGACACAGGTGTTTCTAGAAATTCTTCTACTTCTATTCCACTGGCATCACCTATAGCAAGATAATGTTATTTTACAGTTCAGGTGATGCCGCAAGAACTATCGAATATACCTTCTGCATTTActggttgttgaagttcagAATCATCAAATTCCAAATTTGGCTCATAATCATGTATATCTGAAAGGCTAGGATATGGATCTTCAGCATCTCCTACTAAATATGCTGTCacaaaaatggtttttaaacttaaaaaaaaaaatgcatcgaGATATATTAAAAGCCAAAAGTTACCAGGTATTGCAGACTTCGGTTTGCTGGGATTATCGCGATTCATTTCCTGACTCGTTGATGTGGCATTTGATATTGGTTTCTCCAAAAGTTCTTTCGATAGATTAGAGAACAGTAACCTAGATAAAGCGATGTGCCAAATTGCAATCTAGAATTaacaaaaaaccaataatCGGTTCCCAAATACCTcagaaaaaattatacaatctGAAGCGGAAGATCGTTTTTCTGTATGTAATCAATCTGTTGCTATAGCTTTTAGCCGCAGGCAGCTGTCAAACCCTCATAACAATACACACACGAATGGTGCCGACCTATGTAGTGTGTATGTGTACACCCCTTCATATGAGGAAGAGGAAACGAGCATTGTACAGTACACGATCGTAATACGGCAACccttttggtttaaaaaaagttaCGGTTGTTGAACCTTATGGCCCCGCGGTGTCTGAAAATGAATAAACGATAGCAGACGAAAATGCGATTGAATCTGCCAGGGTAAAATAGATGTATAGGAACTAAGAACCgcaattgaatgaaaaaattgtagaatctcattaaaattaaaatgttgTCTCCAAACAAAAAGTATTCTTTACCTAATTCTACTGGTTgctattcattttcaaaccaCCCCTATGAAGATTTTCTAGAAGAATATCATGGTTTTTCAGACATCCCCATCAAGGTAACTCGTTGATGACATGATGACAAAGgctgttttaaaatttttaaaaccagATGTAACATTTTTTAGGTTTTAATTTTGTCCTGTGGGGATTTACCTTTTGCTGTATATTATACCTCTCTCTGTTCCAATCAGAGAATTACCAACATCACTGTTACAGATGTATCTTCTATCACAACAGCAAGAAATGTCTTGTTTGTGAAAATTATTAGTGATATTACGTTTGATCTTAATAGTGATGAAGATCTCCAATACTTATGGAATGTTTGGTATAATATGAAGTGGTCATCGaaaactaaaaatagatttttgaaAGATGTAACAGAATTATACACAGGGAAGCTCCCACACAACTTGAAAGTTCCAGTAAAAAGTGATATGGTTTTGCTACAGATTATTTGGGGTGCCTGGATTTCATCAGTTTCAGATATGAATCCAAACTCTATACAACAAATTTGCGACCAAAGGTATGTCGTAATAATATAttgtataaatatttttttttaatgtaccTTCTTTCAATAGATATGAATCAATTATCAACCACATCCAAGGGATTGTATCAAACAAAGTTCCAAAACTGAAAAGCAATGTTTACAAACCAACATTGACTGAAGTTTGGGATTGGATGATTACTGTGACCAAAGATCACACTGACcataaatcaacaaaaaatgccAAGGAAATTCGTACCTATTTTGAAACAGGGAATTGTTGCGAAAGCCAAGATCTGAAGGCCTGCATTAATCCAACATTTTTAAATCCAAAAACTGGTCGATGGGCACTGGATTCTTCCGTTTCTCCTTTTGAAACATATTTCAATCTCAAGCAGTTGACTCATCACGATTTTGAGAACGATTTTCTTAACTCATGCAAGAGAGGCTTATACAATCAAGTTGAAAACTTCCAAAAGTGGTTGTCGAACGGCACGTTGTCGTTAAATATTGGCGATCCCTTAGAACTTTGCCTTCGCAAGACGTGGACAGATCTATTTAACATTGTAGACTGTTCCAAACTGCCGGATCATGTTGGATTGGCAAACATTCTCAATGCTGCACGGCTCGCATTGGTCGACGAACCTCACGCAATTCTTTTAACTCGTTCATCCCCGTGGCGGGACAATACTACAGGTGTGCGCTACGATTCCGTCAAGGAGTTTATTGAAGAATCTCTCTGTTCTTCTATAAAAATGATACCAAGTTTGTATGGTTTGATGTTAATTAATCATGTTCATCTGGGTAACCCTTTACCACTTCGAACAAGCTGGCGCCCATCTGCCCGCCTTCAATGGACGCACAGCTTAAGCTTCAAAAACATGCACATTGAATGCGGTGGCGCCATTAACGATTTTTTTGAAACTCTTCAAGCAAAGAGTTTTTGCAATCTAGAGTCGGAGAACAAAAATGCATGTGAATCCTCATTTACTCCCCTTTCCTATTGTTATTTGGTAAGCTCCTTTACCGCACGAGTGGAACTTGTTGAAACCAATCGTGAATGTCTGGAACATCCGCTTCTTCCGCCATCACTGCAACTTGGGTGGAATACTCTTCAAGCCTGGATGAAGGGAGAAAGGGTCCTCCATATGAAAATTAAACTTTTACACACAAATAAAGAAGATGGGCCGTTACGGCTAGTATTGGCTCCTCAAAGTGACGCAACTGCGCAGTATATCGATAGCTTTGAACTGAGCTGCGATGGATGTAATATAGAAGTATCCTTTATGCTTTTGGAAAGTCACAATCTTGACCTAAAAACTACGGCTGTGTATCTTACAAGTGGCATAGCGCGAACAGTGATTTCGTCGTATTGTTTTCTGGCTGATGCTTCCTCTACACTCTTCCATTTTCCACCGCCATTCAGAGCCAAGGAAAATTCAACAGCTTTTCTAACATGCCTCGAGTTTGAAGAGTTTTATCATGTTGATTTACCAGGAATTGCACAGGACGGTAATTACATACGCGTATAACTGAAGAATCAAACATTTAACTGCTAACTTACCATCGTCTGTTTAGACATTATCTTGTCAACAGACAGGGAGCCACCGTCTGAAGCGGGGCATCGTGTGACACTTGTAGCTGGCGCGATTTGTCAGGAATTGACATTCCCATGGCCATTTAAAGAAGCTGGTGTTCACACTTCCTGCGATGAGGACGACAGCCGTGTTCGCCTAATCTTACCAAAGTCGATGAACGAGCCGCATCCCTTCGAGTGGAAGGATCGTAGAAAATGGGACATCAGCTTATTAAATCCATGGAATCCCGAAACTCTGTTGAAAGACCTTAACTTCCATCTTAGCGCTCAATTTGACTGTTGTGAGTTGAAGCGTCAGATGTTGAATGAGGCAGACAATGATACAATTAGCCCTAGCTCGTTTCTCAAAGGAGTAAGAGAAATAATTCGAACGCTTTTCCAGTCCACCATATTGGATGGTAATCTTCTATACGTTATACGATCTAaggtaaacattttctttaaaagaagaaattattTTGTCTAATAATTGCGGAAACCAATAATTTTTCAGAACGACCCTAAACTGAAAAATCTGTGGTTCATCCGAGTGCATCTTCCAATACTTGTTTCCCCGTCATTGGCTCCAATATTACTGTTGACTGCCAATGACCATCGTTTGGCACAGAAGTTGGTTGATTGCGGGAAACTGGAGCAAACCACTGCTACAGAAGACTTTAAACGTATTTTTGTTGAAGGAGTGTCATCCTCCGAAGTATGTCCTATCTTCGTCAAAtcagaggaagaagaaagtgtTCTGCGCTATTTACTGCGCGTTAATGCTACCAAAGTATTCACAAATGCATGGCCCATCAAGCAGATACCTGTCGGGGAAACTAGTCCATGGCTTTGTACTTTTGTTTCTCCGAGCTATGCAGATCAAACAGGAACTGACGCTGAAATGGAGGAGTTAGTGGCTGCTACCAATAAGGTTTCCATCCAGACACAGgaggagaaaaatattttgtttcaagAGCGTTCGCTAGCATCGAGCGTATGTTCAAGATGTAAACAGACTAAGGAAAATCTCAAGCGTTGCTCACGATGCAGATCAGTAAAGTATTGCAGTGTCGATTGTCAACGGTCAGATTGGTCATCACACAAAGCGTCATGTCTCTAGCACGCAGTCTTGGTCGCCAATAAACTTACTGTATGTATTTTCGGTTATCTTTTCAATTGTATTGTCCCTTAGTTACAAACACCCGAGGGAGATGTGCAAGGCTGATGCaagattttatttctttttggcgtCTTTCCCAGCAGTGAGACCAGCCCCGGCATTGAACTTAAACAAGATAATATCTCCATCTTCAACGACGTAAAGCTTGCCTTGTTGTCGATACTTTCCTGCtgcctatttttaaaaatacaggTAATTAccaagatatatatatatatgcactTCACAATTACTTTGACAGCTGCCTCACTGCCTTCCTCTTTTAAGTCGTTGAATTTAAAAACTTCCGCCATTATAAAGCCTTTCTCGAAATCAGAATGGATACGTCCTGCCGCCTGTGGAGCCTTAGTTCCTTTctgaagaacgaaaaaagaagaaaacatggAGCGAAAAAAATCCGGTTATCAAGAagtgttaaaaataaaaatacaaccAAGGTGTAAGAAGAAGTAACGAACCTGAATGGACCAAGCTTTTACTTCATCGTGACCCGCAGTGAAGAAGTACATCAATTGCAGGACCTTATAGCCTTGCACGATAATCTTCTCGAATGTACTGTTCGCTTTATTTTCTTCGCAGAAAGCTTTCCTTGCATCAGCATCCATGTCGGCTATTTTTCCTTCGAAGGCACCAGAAAACGGAATCATCATTGCGCCAGGGTCGTTGGCATCAATCCATTCTTTGAGCTTCGGTAACCTATGGAAACATCAATGAGAAGTCAGCGATAGCCATTAGGTAGGCATAGTCTCAAGCACCATTTGTTCTTCTTCCGGATGTAATCTTTTTCTGCCATGTTAACGAGATAAACCACAGGTTTCGATGTGATGAACAAGTGCTTATTCAAGACTTCAATCTATAATGAAACGATTTAGAAACACTTAATTTCTGGATACCATTAAACATATTATCATTTAtcgttcattttctttacttcCTGTACGTTCCAGTCACCATACCGAATATGCTTTGCCTGATCAACAAGGTGCGCCTTAACTTTGCACAAAATATCCTAAGAGCGAAACAATGTTACAAAACAGACATGTGATAAGTATAATTTCTATTACGTATTCtgtcttcatttttttatcgCTACGCATTAACgattccgttttttttatggtgGCCAAAAGATATTCTTCATCTTTTAACCTGAGTTCTTCGTTAATGATTTCAATGTCGCGAACAGGGTTGACGTCGCCTTCAACGTGGGTAATTTCTTCACTTTCAAACGTacctttttattcaaaaatgttcTTAGTACCTTTATTGGTGTGATTTTCTACATTTTGCGATTACTTACGACAAAGATGAAAAATCGCATCGACACCTCGGAtatgagaaagaaaagcatttCCCAGTCCTTGACCTTCATGAGCTCCTTTTACTAACCCAGCAATATCCACAATATTAAGATAAGCTTGGACTTTACTATGTAGAAAATGAACAATAATTGAGAGAACTTTGATAAGGAAATCCTATTTCTAAATCTTACCTAGCTGGTTTGTAGTGTTCACAAAGCCAATCAAACCTCTCATCAGGAACTGCTACCCtacgtacaagaaaaaaatcaaagtttaaTATCAgctttaaatgattttttataaattcaaaactaaaaaaaagacttaTTTTCATTAGGATCAATGGTACAAAACGGGAAATTTTCTGCAGGTGCTGAACTTTTGGTCAAAATATTGAAGAAGGTGGATTTTCCTGTGTATACATAAAAATTTGGTTACTATCCACTTTACAGAAAATCATGTAGTGACTAACCAACATTTGGGAGTCCGACAATCCCAATTTTAAGACTAGTACCAACACGTCCAATGAGAGGTTTAGGTTCTGGAGCAGCTTCTTTCTTTGGTGGCATTTTTACCTACAAAAtgtacagcaaaaaaaaattacaattaatGAGCACATGGGCTGCAGGGCAACTACGTGACAGATATTcaaatatattaattattcTTTGCTGCTGAAGGATCTCAGCACCACAGTAAGACTGAGATTTTGAGCttgtaataaaatattaatgaaattagaaacaaaaaacactttACAAACctagaagaaaaatttcacgAAGTTGATTCCagtaaaactaaaacaaaaccaaaccGGTTAAAGTAGGTATAGCCCCAGAAGAGGGCTTAAGCGTAGGTGATGTGTATATTCGAACCGCTAGATGCCTCAGTTGCGGGTACGGAAACAACCAACATCGGGAGCCCTGCGCTGGTACGTACTAGCGTGCCAACTTAtgtttttttacagtttttgcccgaatattcggtgtaattcAAAAATGGCTAATTTgagaagaaaacgaatggcCTTTTTTGAATCAGcgtaaaattttgattatactgtgtgatttttatcgaattaCAAGTgatgtcatttttggccgattttgacaaaaaaatgaaaaagtgagaaggctatagccttctcacttttctcTCACTctcacgaaaaaaatgaaaatgaaaatgaaaaaaaaagaaagaaaatgaaaatgaaaatttttgacaaaattttaaatttcgcttaaaatacatgatttcggtTTAGAATTGTATGCTTATtacgaaaatccaatttatttttcaattggctttatggttttttaattaaacgtaaaaaacgaaaaaataaggaaagtcgggcttactatttagtcgggcttaaaaattatttctgcAAAATATGACAGTCACcgaaattggttgaatatcacaggatatactcaaaattgaatgctgattctgggaaaattgctattttttccgttaagtcaatcgtttttgagatacaccgaatatttagAAAAGTaatagcgcgccagtacgcaccAGCGCaagcgcgatgcagcacaaatattcaatgtatttcaaaaacggttggcCCAATGAAAAAAGTAACGACATATTTGTAATTCTCCtttaatttcgaatcaaattcatatatttttatagCTAAAAttagatgtaaaaaaaaatctaaatcaaaattaagcccgacaaaataagtcgggcttaattttgagTATGCTGAAATTCGGCtttgtaattttgaaattagatttgatttgaattaaCCTAAAATAAAACGCAAATTTCATgggaaatatttgttttctcgtcaaaccaGCCGTTTTGTAATAAATGGAATTAACGCGCTGCTGGCGCGCAAACATTTATCACccgttttttccgtttattaaTAAAGCTATAACcccaaagtaaaaacaaacttcatttttgtgattctcgttcaattttgaatcgaaatcatgtatttttaatcaaatttatattttggccaaaaatggaaaagtggaaaggctatagccttcctacttttgtcaaaatcaacaaaaaataaaaactcttagaatccgataaaaatcacacggaacaagcaaaattaaacgttgattttgaaaaagtggtttaTTTTTGTGTCAAATCAATCGATTTTGAATTATACCCAATATTCAATGGAATGCTAAGGCGGCAGTACGACCAgcgctagcgcgccagtacgcaccagcacaaatattcggtgatGCAGcccaaatattcggtgtatttcaaaaatggttgttccaatgaaaaaatgaacgaCATATATGTGATTatcgtttaatttcgaatcaaGGCCATGTATTTTTATAGCTATACCTATAAAAAAGTCTTAtctaaaaataagcccgaaaaagtcgggcttaattttcgGTATGGCAGAAATTCAGTTTGTAATTTTAACATTAAATTTGATGTAAATTAACCTAAAACGCTGATGccagaaaaaatatttgttttttcgtttgtattTAATTTTCCGGGTGTACCCATGGTTCGACGTCGGGAAAAATATAAACGCAACAAAAggatcatttcttttttacatctTTTCCAACTGTGAGACCAGCCCCAGCATTGAACTTGAACAAAATTATATCTCCATCTTCTACAACATAAAGTTTTCCTTGTTGTCGGTACTTCCCTGCAGCCTAGACAAAACATGTTAACATTGATTAaaattaccaaaaaaaaaaaatgcctataAATTACTTTAACGGCTGCCTCACTGCCTTCTTCTTTCAGGTCAGCAAATTTAAATACCTCTGCCATAATGAaacctttttcaaaatctgaATGAATTCGACCACCTGCCTGTGGTGCCTTGGTTCCTTTCTGTAACAAGCAGGTAAAAATTTGGTTTgagaattgtttttgtttacaagcATGTGTGTGACTGACTTGAATGGTCCAAGCTTTGACCTCATTAGGGCCCGCGGTGAAGAAGTACATTAAATTCAAAGACTTATAGCCCTGAGCAATAATCTTATTGAAAGCACtgctagttttcttttcttcacaaAAAGCATTACTTGTGTTGGCATCCATATCAGCTAGCTTGGCTTCCAAGGTCCCGGAAAACGGTAACATAATGGCACCTGGATCATTTATATCGATCCATTCTTTGAGCTTTGGTAACCTATGGAAGAATAAGAAGTAACTTGCCTGTCCATTAATTTAATATATAGTAATATTAATTACGCACCACTTATTCTTCTTCCGGATATAATCGGCTTCTGCCATGTTAACCAGATAAATAACAGGTTTAGATGTGATAAACAAATGCTTGTTCAGAACATCGATCTAGATCACCACAAATAGTTTTAATTCCGGGTTTGTGAGGAAAACTCAGAATTTGgaactttatttatttcttacTTCTTGCACGTTCCAATCTCCGTAACGAATGTGTTTTCCTTGGTCAACAAGATGAGTCTTAA is a genomic window containing:
- the LOC130692458 gene encoding obg-like ATPase 1 isoform X4 → MPPKKEAAQEQKPLIGRIGTSLKIGIVGLPNVGKSTFFNILTKSSAPAENFPFCTIDPNENKVAVPDERFDWLCEHYKPASKVQAYLNIVDIAGLVKGAHEGQGLGNAFLSHIRGVDAIFHLCRTFESEEITHVEGDVNPVRDIEIINEELRLKDEEYLLATIKKTESLMRSDKKMKTEYDILCKVKAHLVDQAKHIRYGDWNVQEIEVLNKHLFITSKPVVYLVNMAEKDYIRKKNKWLPKLKEWIDANDPGAMMIPFSGAFEGKIADMDADARKAFCEENKANSTFEKIIVQGYKVLQLMYFFTAGHDEVKAWSIQKGTKAPQAAGRIHSDFEKGFIMAEVFKFNDLKEEGSEAAVKAAGKYRQQGKLYVVEDGDIILFKFNAGAGLTAGKDAKKK
- the LOC130692458 gene encoding obg-like ATPase 1 isoform X5, with amino-acid sequence MPPKKEAAPEPKPLIGRVGTSLKIGIVGLPNVGKSTFFNILTKSSAPAENFPFCTIDPNESRVAVPDERFDWLCEHYKPASKVQAYLNIVDIAGLVKGAHEGQGLGNAFLSHIRGVDAIFHLCRTFESEEITHVEGDVNPVRDIEIINEELRLKDEEYLLATIKKTESLMRSDKKMKTEYDILCKVKAHLVDQAKHIRYGDWNVQEIEVLNKHLFITSKPVVYLVNMAEKDYIRKKNKWLPKLKEWIDANDPGAMMIPFSGAFEGKIADMDADARKAFCEENKANSTFEKIIVQGYKVLQLMYFFTAGHDEVKAWSIQKGTKAPQAAGRIHSDFEKGFIMAEVFKFNDLKEEGSEAAVKAAGKYRQQGKLYVVEDGDIILFKFNAGAGLTAGKDAKKK
- the LOC130692458 gene encoding obg-like ATPase 1 isoform X3, which translates into the protein MPPKKEAAPEPKPLIGRVGTSLKIGIVGLPNVGKSTFFNILTKSSAPAENFPFCTIDPNENKVAVPDERFDWLCEHYKPASKVQAYLNIVDIAGLVKGAHEGQGLGNAFLSHIRGVDAIFHLCRTFESEEITHVEGDVNPVRDIEIINEELRLKDEEYLLATIKKTESLMRSDKKMKTEYDILCKVKAHLVDQAKHIRYGDWNVQEIEVLNKHLFITSKPVVYLVNMAEKDYIRKKNKWLPKLKEWIDANDPGAMMIPFSGAFEGKIADMDADARKAFCEENKANSTFEKIIVQGYKVLQLMYFFTAGHDEVKAWSIQKGTKAPQAAGRIHSDFEKGFIMAEVFKFNDLKEEGSEAAVKAAGKYRQQGKLYVVEDGDIILFKFNAGAGLTAGKDAKKK
- the LOC130692458 gene encoding obg-like ATPase 1 isoform X2; its protein translation is MPPKKEAAQEQKPLIGRIGTSLKIGIVGLPNVGKSTFFNVLTKSAAPAENFPFCTIDPNESKVAVPDERFDWLLQHYKPSSPKIEAYLNIVDIAGLVKGAHEGQGLGNAFLSHIRSVDAIFHLCRTFESEEVTHVEGDVNPVRDIEIINEELRLKDEESLTAAIKKVESLMRTDKKMKTEYDILCKIKTHLVDQGKHIRYGDWNVQEIDVLNKHLFITSKPVIYLVNMAEADYIRKKNKWLPKLKEWIDINDPGAIMLPFSGTLEAKLADMDANTSNAFCEEKKTSSAFNKIIAQGYKSLNLMYFFTAGPNEVKAWTIQKGTKAPQAGGRIHSDFEKGFIMAEVFKFADLKEEGSEAAVKAAGKYRQQGKLYVVEDGDIILFKFNAGAGLTVGKDVKKK
- the LOC130692458 gene encoding obg-like ATPase 1 isoform X1 → MPPKKEAAQEQKPLIGRIGTSLKIGIVGLPNVGKSTFFNVLTKSAAPAENFPFCTIDPNESKVAVPDERFDWLLQHYKPSSPKIEAYLNIVDIAGLVKGAHEGQGLGNAFLSHIRSVDAIFHLCRTFESEEVTHVEGDVNPVRDIEIINEELRLKDEESLTAAIKKVESLMRTDKKMKTEYDILCKIKTHLVDQGKHIRYGDWNVQEIDVLNKHLFITSKPVIYLVNMAEADYIRKKNKWLPKLKEWIDINDPGAIMLPFSGTLEAKLADMDANTSNAFCEEKKTSSAFNKIIAQGYKSLNLMYFFTAGPNEVKAWTIQVSHTHACKQKQFSNQIFTCLLQKGTKAPQAGGRIHSDFEKGFIMAEVFKFADLKEEGSEAAVKAAGKYRQQGKLYVVEDGDIILFKFNAGAGLTVGKDVKKK